The genomic stretch GTTTTGCTTTCGCAAAGGAAGATCTTCCTCTCCCTCCGCCCACAGTCGCCTGCAAGCTACCGGTTTCATGGTTCGCTAAAGAATCATGCGGTAAAAACCAAAGTAATTTCAAAACCCAGGCGGTCAACAAGCTTTTATAAAAAAGTTCGTGGTTCATGAAGATTATTTTTATAAATTGGTGGTTCGTTAGCAGGTGTAATGAGACATAATTCGGGTGATGGATGTATGGGAGGCAATGGCGCATAACAATGGAATGGTGGCTATAGACAAGCGGCTAACATTAGATAGATGGTACAGGCGAGCGGTTGTTTGTATGAATGGGTCAGATCTTCTCTCTTACTTTGCGTATAGATTTGCAAAAGGTGAACTTATGGAGAGATTTTTTTGGAAAGAGTCATTGTTAGTTGGAATTCTAACGTTCTTGTGGTAGAAGGGACTTATTGGGTGGCGGGTGGATTACCCCACCCAGTTCGATCAGGGCGGGGAGACTTTACTTTCTAATAACGCACATTAAACTGCAGATAACCATACCCTTCACGTGATGTCTGCCCATAACTGACTGAACCAGGGTTTATTGGTAAATATATGAAGATGTTCGTCACACTTCTCATCATTTTACCAAGCGCTCAAAATCTCACAGATTCATCTATTGATTCCTACCTGTACAAATATAGGGCAAACTCTTGTCGCCCACCAACGAAAAGAAAGAAAAGAAGAAGAAAACATGCGTATCACCATTCACCTACCAATCCTCCCAAAATTCTCTTGCAATTTCTTGAATCAATGTAAGATTTTTATGAATCTATATTGATTCTGCATTGTATGAAAAAAACACTTTTAATAATATTTCTGTGCCTTGTGACCCTTCCCCTATTCGCAGTCAATACTGTCATTCTAAAAAATGGGAAAACATTAAAAGGGAAAGTTACCGACCAAAATGAACGAGGACTCACTGTGCAAACCGCAGAAGGATCACAAACCGTTTCTAAATCCCAAATTTTAAAAGTAATTTATAAAGATGTAAGCGAACAAGAAGCCGAAAAGATCAGGATCGCTGAAGAGAAAAAATTACGAGAAAAAGAAGAAAAAGAAAAAGCGAAACTTGAAAAAGAAAGACTACTGGCAGAAGCAAAAGAACAGAAACGTTTGGAAGAAGAAGCAAAACTTGCGGAACAAACAAGACTCGCTGAAGAAAAAAACAAAGGAACACTAGCGGAAAAAGAAGCAAGAGCCGAAGCAGAATGGCTCGCAACAAGAAAACTAGGTCCTTCTCCGGCAGCAGCCCAGTGCGGAGGCCGACTAGCATTGATTTGGCGATCTGCATTAATCCCTGGATGGGGTCAGTATTGTGGTGGTTATACTGTATCAGCCGGGACCTTTGGTACTTTATTTTTTGGCACTCTTCTCTATTCACTTGGGCCTCTACGCACCGAAGAACAAAATGCAAAGTCCCATTACGATACAATGGTCTTAATCAACCAAATCGGAGGACCAGGCACCAGATTCAATGCACAAAATGTGAGTTTGCCTTCTGAATTTATTGGTGGATTTGTTGAGACTTCCATTATGGAAGATCTAATCACAAAAAGTAAAAACAATGCCAAAGAAGCTAATATCAAATATTTGGCTGGGCTTGGAACAGCTGGAATCATTTACATCACCAATGTCATCCATGCCTATATGATTGGAAGGGACCGGTATCCCGATCGCCCTTCTGTCAGCACTGGAGGCAAACAAATTAGAGAAGGTTTCGACTGGGATTCTGGCTTTGACAAACCATACTCAGTCACAGGCATTCGCCCACAAACCAATGCAGTTTATGCCGAAGTTCGGTATTCCATTCTATTCTAAGGAGCCTCCCAATGAAAAAATCATTCATAACCATTCTAATTCTTTTACTTTCTTTTCAGTGTAAAATTTTCAAACCATCCAACCTTGATCCCACTGAAGACTTAGGTTCTTTACAGTCCTTACTTCGAATGTTAAGTTTGATCGATGCTTTCAGTACCTATAGCCAAACGGTCGTCTTTATGAAGTTTACCGATCCAAGTGGAAATCCATACATCAATGGGATCGTCACTTATTCTGTTTTTAACGAAGCAGACGAAAATGGAATCATCCCTTCCCAATATGGAGAATCAGGAAATGTCCAATCCTATACAGTCACTCTCGATGTCAATGGTCGCGGATTTTTATACTTTAGCGAACGCGGGATTGCGAACCTCTCCGTTGCAACTTCAGGAGGAACTCTTGTCGGCGCTGCCAGCTTTCGCATCTACAACGGAATCACCAAACAATCGTTTTCTTTACTAACCCAAGGCGGAATTGTTCAGTTCCTTTTAGAAGATATTGCCAATTATCGAAATCAACTGGCATCTAACCTTTCTTTTACTCCTCTCGGGTCAGTGAACGGAAGGCAGTTTATTTATTTAGAAGTTCAAACTTCCTTTGTCTCTCCTAGCCAAAACACTTCCATCGGATATATCGCATCCTCTGCAGATGGAGAGAACTATGATTTGGTCACAAAAATTGACGGGGTTACCATTGAAAAAGGGGTAGGCTATGAGGTAGTATTAAAAATATCAAAACCAGTTTTTAATGGATCAGAATATGTCTTTTTTCTTGCAGAAGAAAAACGTGATTTTGCGGGTCCTCCACCAAATATACTTGGATTTCGTAACTTAGCATTGCGGATTCCTGCTTTTTTTACACCTAACTCTAGTGCAGTCATTGGACTAACATTAGACCCCACACTTTTTTTATATCGACCAGACAATTTTCCTTGGATGTATCCGGCGTTTTATTTTGGCAATGGTCGGTATCTCATTTCGCCGACATTCTATAGCGCTGTAGAAACAAGGCCGATCCTTCTAAATTCTGACTTTTCAGTAAACCAAGATTTAAATACTAGCTTTAGCTGTAACCTTGCTAATTCAATTGTAAACTCAGTCGGCTTTCAAATCGTGTCTATCGGTGGAACTGAATACCTTCAATGTCCAAGTTCATCGTTAACTTCCCCTATTCAGGTTAGAAGTATTGAAGGGAATACTTTAAGTAACCGTGTTGTCAATTTCGATGGAACTCAGAATTTTGAATCACTTCCTGTTTTTGTCAGAGGGAAGTTTGTTGCCACCTTTGGTCCTACGCCTATTGGTTATACATTCAATGCAGATAATTACTCATTACCAAATCCAACTTTGGTAAGAAATGCCTCGCAAATTTCAGGCTTCACTTCTTCCATTAGTAATTCAGGCACTAGTGGAATTCTGAGATCTGTCAAAAGTTCAGGAAACTCAGATTATTTTATCCTTTCGAATAATCCTACTTTTTCAACACCTACCATCGAAATCTTTCGTAGCACTGATTCTTTAGCTAGTGTTACTCTATTACCAGGATTCCCCGGAACATACAGCACGGGGATTTCCAATGCAGAACAACTTCAATCGGTCAATGGAAAATTAAACTACAGCTACGCAATCTCCGCAGGCACCGGTTTTGGTTTTTTCCCAGTTTACCTCACTCGATTCACACAAGATGATGGAAACTGGGAAGCTCTACCTAGACTCATCAAAATTCGTTAGAAAATTACCACCTATCTTTTCGTAGGTGGTAATTTAAGAAACTGCCATTTTTTATGTTAGCGGTTTCCAAAATCATCCTTCAATACATATCACTTTGGGAAGGAAGTATGTTCTTTTAGAAAAGAATTTACTATGGATTCGTATTCACTCGGGCGAACGTCAATCGACTTACAATGATTAGCTCCCCAATCCGTTTCCACCAATTGTTTACGGTTCGATTTTAAATTTTGAAAAATTTCCTCAGAATGAGAAACCGGAGTAATCTCATCTGTGTTTGAATGAATCAAAAGTACTGGCAAAGATATAAATTTTGCGGCTTTTTTAGGAGAAACTTCATCCACAAGAAAATCGGCACGAAGTTCCGCGAGAGAAAGGGCGATGGGAGATAGAAAAAGTACCACCGGTGAATACAAATCGACGGCTCTTTTTTCTACAATCGAACGCATATCCATAAAAGGGGAATCCGCAATCACAAATGCAAAATCATTTCGTCCTTCTGCATATTGTAATGCCGTCGCTGCACCAAACGAAGCACCAAAAATTCCAATCTGTTCTTCTGGAACTGTGCTAATCTCGGAAAAGAACTCAATGGCCCTTTCTAAATCAATTTTTTCATAAAATCCGTACGTTCCGTATTCTCCTCCACTTTCCCCGTGATGACGAGCATCATAGAGGAACAAACTGCAACCTCGTTTCCAAAACAAGGGGGCATATTTCAATACACCAAAACGTGTTCTCGTATGTCCGTGAAGCAAAACAACACCACATTTTTTCTTTTTTGGATTTTTGAAATACCAACCACGCAAACGAAGATTTCCATTTTGAAATCGAATGGATTCTGGTTCAGGGAGTCCAAATTCAGAAATGGAATTGATCTTTAATTTCGTCTTATCCTCTTCTAAGGTAGTGACGGGAAAGGAGACAATGGAAGATGAAAAATAATAGCCTGCACCTAGCAAAAAAAAGGTGAAAACAATGATAAACGTACTGAGAATCTTTTTCATTAAAGGACCTAGTTGGAAAAATCTAGGAGAGACCACAATTGGAAAAGCGAATTTTCCAAAATGCCTGTTTTTGAACCGAAAAAGAATTGCCGGTTTGCGATCCTTCCATCATTTCTTAAGGAAATCTATGAAACTATATTTAGCGTGCTTAGCCCTCCTCCTTAGTCTTTCCTTCACAAACTGTCGAACGATGGATGCTGCTGTCCAATACCCAGAATCGGGAAAAACGGATTTAGGAATTTCAAAAGTGGCAGTTCTACTTTTTGACATTGAAGAGGCCAAATGGGGAGATGAATTCACCGATGCAGTCTCTTTACAAATTGCAAAATTACTTCCAATCAAAGTAATCGAAAGAGAACAACTTTCAAAAGTAGTAAACGAACAAAGTTTTTCTAAAACTGGAATCATTGACACACAAACAGCCGTTCGATTGGGAAAAGTGCTTGGTGTGGATGCATTGGTTTTTGGTCGAGGATCTGCACTCAAAAAATACGATGAAAAAGGAAAACTCATCCCCAATTTAGTGGATACAGTTTCCCTCAAAATAGTTCATATAGAATCAGGCCATGTCATCGTCAATGCTCGTAAAAAACCGGGAGCAGATTGGACCATAGGAAAATTAATCCAATATAGCTTAGGACTTGGGCTTATCTGGAGTCGTGAGGACATTTTGTTAACCACGAGCCAATATGATTTTGTTGCCGAGAGTCTAGTAGAACGAATCGTTTCAGAACTAAAGAAATAATATATAGCAAATCAAAAGGATAAATGATGAAAATTAATATTGGAATCCCAGAAGAAGAAAGAAGTGCAATCTCAGAGTCTTTAAAAAAACTTTTAGCAGATACGTACACTTTGTACCAAAAAACTCATAGTTACCATTGGAACGTAACAGGGCCAATGTTTCAAACTTTGCATATTCTGTTTATGACACAGTATACTGAACTTTGGAATGCAATTGATCCCATTGCTGAAAGGATTCGATCTCTTGGATACTATGCACCAATGGGTGGTTGGGAATTTGCAAAATATTCTAGCATCGCAGAAGACAAAGAAGTTCCGAAAGCCCAAGATATGATCAAACATTTAGTGGAAGGAAATGAAGCAGTCATTCGTACGGCTCGGGCAGCCTACGCACCAGCGGAAAAAGGAAACGACCAAGCTACATTGGACTTACTCACACAACGTTTGGACATTCACGAAAAAACAGCATGGATGTTAAGATCCTTACTGGAAGAATAATTTTTTTTTGATTCGACCTTAAGGTCACTAGACATTCAAAATCCAACTTCTGTTACAATGATACTGTTTCAGTGGTTGGAGATTTTCGATTGAAACCAATTCTTCAAAATTCCTAAATACTCTGCTTGGTGGGTATAATGAATATAGTGACCACCTCCCAAAATACTTTCCATTGTTAAACGGGAAAAAATTTCCTGAATTAAGGTTTTATCTGAATCTGTAATATAATCAGAAGAGCCACCAAGAATAAAAAGTGTATTTGTGTCGGAAGATATTTTTTCAGGAAAAGGATGATCAAATACTCGCCTTGCCTGATTCAGTCCGGCCACATTTAATTTCCAACGATACTCACCCGAATCTAACCTTTCCAAACTCATTTGTAAAAACTGACGAATAAATGTATCCGGTAAAAATTTTGCCATCTCAGTATCAATGTCAGCTCGAGAGGTAAATCCTTCCAACGGAAAAGACATAGACTGGATTTCCTGATCGTAAGCGAAAGGATAGGACCTAGGCGCAATGTCTTGCACAACCAAAGCATTCAAAACGCCGGGATGCGTAAAATCAAAATACATTGCCACAAGCCCGCCCATAGAATGACCAAATAAAATCGGATTTTTGATTTGGTGATCCAAAATGAATTCTTCCAAATCCTCTGACATCAATCGGATAGAGTGTTCAGTAGCATGGGGAGAATCTCCATGGTTTCTTTGGTCAACAGTATAAACTGAACCGAAGTTTGATAAAAACTTTGCCACAGTTACCCAGTTTTTTGATGAACCGAATAATCCATGTAAGATGATAATATCTCCTAAAGATTTTTCATTTTCTGAATTTGGTTGGAATAGATACAGTTTGTAACTTAGTTTCACAAAAACCTCTATCAAATTTCAGAAAATAGTTAACGAAAACATTCTTTCTTTAGGATTTGCAAATGAGGGAGGATTTGTTTTTTTTCACGAGGTCCAATCTCTGAAGCATATCGAATCATTTGATTGATTTCAGATTTGATCCCTTCCCCTACTGGAGCAAAACAAGGGATAGAATCGGGATCTTTTGTCATCGATTGCAGATTGTTTACTAAATCTTTAGTGTATAAATTAATATAATTACCTGTGGGAAATAAATAGATATAACGAAGTTTCCCCTTTCTCATTTCTTCCAAACGGCATTTTAAATCTACATTACAATCGGCATTTGGCATACTTTCTGTTGCCAAATAACCAGCGTAATCCGAATGTTTGGTTTTTGGATAGGCCTCTAATAGTTTCCAAAAATAATTCGAATCTACATAGTATTTCCCAGAATTGTAATCATACAATAACCTGGTTTGGTGGCGTTTTAAAAATTCCAAAGTACCTGGATCATTGTCCGGTTTGATTCCCTTTGTATTCATAAGATCGACTGTTTTTTTTAGGAAAAATCCAGCCTTGGCTCGGATAAATATAAAATCATCCCCTGTAAATTTTCCCGTAGAAGAAATGGCAAAAATAGTATCTGTAATCTCTTGTTTGGCAACAAAATCAATTTGATTGGAAAGAATCATTCGTTCTGCTTCAAATAATAAGGTAGACAAATACTGTTTCGGAGGAACCGAACGGACAACGGAACGTTTGATAAACCCGGAAAGCCCGTCTTCTAATTTTACAGGAATCCAATCTTCTTTGGGGCTTTCCAGCGAATCCTTGTCAAAGGAAACTGGTTCACCAAACTTAAGTTTCCGCAAAACATCACTTTTCTGATCAGCAAACAAATGTAAGTTGAGTCCAATCACTGGAATGACAATCAGAGAATTTGAGTCTCGTTTGAATAGTTCAGAAGGTTTTGTTTGTTTTGATTTTTCTTGTACGATCGGAGCGGAAATCAGCAAACCATTAGAGATGATTACAAAGATCAAAACTGCAACGAAAAAAAGAGAAAAACCAATTCGAATGCGAAAGGAAAACTTTGGCCTGAAATACATCAGTTGATGAGAAAAGACCATCCCTCTACGAAAGAATTTCAGTAAAGGGAGGAACTTCATTTTACTTTTGTAAATCCTCAATCATTTGTTTGATACGAGCCACACCTTTTTCGATGTCCTTATCACCTAACGCATAAGACAATCGAATGGCTTTATCATCTCCAAAGGCAATACCAGGCACTGCGGCCACATTGTATTTATCAAGGAGGACATCACAAAAAAGTTTGGAGTAAGAAGTTTCTTTTTTCTCCGAAAGAAGGCGTTTGAACCCAGGAGTTTCATACACACCTGTTATATATGGGAATGCATAAAAAGCACCTTCTGGCATCCGGCATTCTACACCTGGAATCTCACGTAATAGTCCCACGATGAGTTTACGACGTTTATCAAAAGCCTTGAGCATTTCTGCCACAGGTGTTTGGTCACCAGCGAGAGCTGCCTCAGCAGCTGCTTGGGAAATGGAAGAGGCATTGCTTGTGGATTGGCCTTGCATGGTGTCCATGTTTTTAACAATCTCTGCGTTTCCTACCCCGTATCCAATCCTCCAACCTGTCATCGAATATGCTTTGGACACACCATTGATGACAAAGGTTTTTTCCTTCATCTTCTCGGAGATCATAGCAGGATTTACAAATTCCAATCCATCATAAATGATTTTTTCGTAAATATCATCCGAAACTGTAATGATATCTTTTGGTTCCAAAACCTTTACAAGTGCTTCTACATCCGAACGAGTGTAAGCCGCACCTGTTGGGTTCGATGGAGAATTAAAAATAAAAACTTTAGTTTTGGGAGTGATGGCTTTTTCTAATTGTTCTGCCGTGATTTTAAATCCACTGGAAATATCAGTCGAAACAATGACAGGAGTTCCTTCCGCCAAACGAACGATATCCGCATAACTTACCCAATACGGTGCAGGGATGATCACCTCGTCACCAGGATTGAGAGTCGCCATAAAAAAATTGTAGAGAACTTGTTTTCCACCTGTTCCTACAATGATTTGGTTCTTTTCGTATTTGAGTCCGTTTTCAGTTTCAAATTTACGAATGATGGCCTCTTTCAAAGAAACAGTTCCACTCACAGGAGTGTATTTGGTTTTCCCTTGGTCCATTGCCTTTTTGGCAGCTTCTTTGATATGTGTTGGTGTATCAAAGTCAGGTTCCCCTGCTCCAAATCCAACAACATCAAGTCCACTCGCTTTCAACTGATTGGCTTTAGCAGTGATCGCGAGAGTGGGAGAAGGTTCTACGACATCCAGTCGTTTTGCTACAAGTTTCATTTTGTCCTCTATTTAGTGAGTGATTCCTCTGGAACTGTTTCTTTAAACTGATCCAAAGTATAAATTTCGTATTCATACCCTTGTTCGGTGAGGAAGAGCTGTCTGTTTTGACCAAACCTTTCTTCGTTGGTATCACGCGAAATCAGCGAGTAAAAAATGGCCGTGTTGTCTTGGGCTTTCGGACGAAGGATACGCCCTAAACGCTGCGCCTCTTCTTGTCTGGAACCAAAAGTTCCCGATACCTGGATGGCAATGTTCGCATCTGGTAAGTCGATGGAAAAGTTCGCAACTTTCGAAACCACAAGTTGTTTGATTTGTCCTGTACGGAAGGCCTGGTAAAGTTCTTGTCTTTCAGGAAGAGGAGTTTTCCCGGTAATCAAAGGGATTTTGAAAGTATTGGAAATTTCTTCTAACTGATTGATGTATTGTCCAATCACCAAAATGTTGTTAGTGGAGTGTTTTTTTAGAATGTAACTGATCGCGCGGAGTTTTTCAGGGTTTTCTGATGCCAAACGGAACTTCTCACGGTCATCCGCCACAGAATACTTCATACGAAGGTCATCTTCCATTGGCACACGAATTTCCACACAATTGGCTTCTGCAATCCAAGACTTGGCTTCGAGTTCTTTCCAAGGCACATCATACTTTTTAGGACCAATCAGTGAGAACACATCTTCTTCCAATCCATCTTCCCGCACAAGTGTCGCAGTCAAACCTAACCTACGTTTGGCTTGGAGTTCCGAAGTCATACGAAATACAGGAGCTGGTAATAAGTGAACCTCATCATAAACAATCAGTCCCCAGTTGTTGGCACTGAAAATATGAAAGTGTGTGAAGTCCCCACCTTTTTTCTTCCTATGAGTTAAGATATTGTAAGTTGCAATGGTAATGGGTTTGATTTCTTTGAGTTCACCCGAATACTCACCGATGTCTGATTCAGGGATATCGGTTTTGTCTAAAATTTCGTTTCTCCACTGACGAATGGACAAAGTGTTCGTGACTAGAATCAGAGTTTCTGCTCCGACAATTTGCATAACCCCCATCCCCACAATGGTTTTTCCGGCACCACAAGGAAGGACCACAACCCCAGATCCACCTTCATTCCGGCCACCAGCATGGAAGGCTTCCACCGAAGCTCTTTGGTAGTCACGCATACCAAACTTGATACCACCAACGGTAACAGGACGTAAATTAAACGGATATTTATTTCCTTCATCGTAACCGGCAAGGTCTTCCACAGGGAAACCAATTTTAATTAACGCTTGTTTGATGTGGCCACGGTATTCTTTTTTGATACGAATTTTATCACCTTCCATTCCATCCACAAAGGGTTGAACGGCGCGGTTATTCGCAATTTCAGTAATGAATCCTTTTTCGTTGGAAATGATATACAATTCCCCCGATTCTTCTTTTACTAGTTTTACTTTTCCGTAACGAGAGATTTGTTCTCTCACTTCATTCATTACGTTTTTAGGAACGGAATAACGAGCAAACTTAGTTAAACCTTCAATGATCTCATCTGCCGTCATTTTAATGGATGCCGCATTCCACAAAGAAAGTGGAGAAATGCGATACGTATGCATATATTCCGGGCTTTTTTCGAGCTCAGCAAACTTGGAAACGAGGTCCCGACAGGCTTCAAATTCTGGGTTATCCACCTCTAGAAGCATTGTTTTGTCACTTTGTACGGTGAGTGGCTTGGTCATGGTATTCCCTCTCAATTTAACCAGGCTGGGAAGAGAAACCGCCCTGTCAACTCATTTGATTTTAATAGATTTTCGATGAGTTTTCTCGGCGTTTTTCAGGCAAATCCAGAATTTTTTGAACAAACTCTAGACATGTGCCGTCTAATCTAAGTTAATCTATACCTTCCAATTTTAAATAATTGAATTGACTTCTATTTCTTTTCTTTGGGCGTTCCCCAATTTGTCCCTATTGGAAACTTTCATTTTCCAAGGGTCAGGCTCTTCCGGGGTGCGCTTACGCTTCCGCCAGCTTCTCGTCGTTAGACGATTCGCTGGCCTTACGCCCTCCAGATCCTTAACGTTCTAAATAATCCTCTAAAATAGATTCGTTTGCTCCTGTCGTATGCATTCGATCTGTGAGAAATTTTCGAAACTCTCTGGCACCCTTTTCTCCATAATAAAGTCCCAAAATATGTCGTAGAATATGATGCACTTTTCCCTCTTTTTCGAGAGCCGAGTGAATATAGGAAATAAGCTCACGAAGGACTTCTTCTCTCGAAAGAGGATTTTCTTTTGCTCCAAAATACAATTGGTCCACTTCCTGAAATAAAAATGGATTGTCATAAGCCGCCCGTCCCATCATCACTCCATCTACCTTTGTTAGATGTTCTTTAATCTCAGCGTGGGTTTTAATTCCCCCATTGATAGTAATGGGAAAATCGGGAAACTCATCTTTCAGTCGGTAAACATCTTCATATCGGAGGGGAGGAACCGTTCGATTCTCTTTGGGAGAAAGTCCTTCTAAAATGGCAATCCTTGCATGAATAATACTATGATCCACTCCTGCTTCCTTAATTTTAGAAACAAAATGATATAAATCCTCGTAACTTTCTTTTCCGTTCACACCAATCCGATGTTTGACGGTAACTGGAATTTTGACCTTTGCCTTACAAGCGGAAACCATCTCAGCCACAAGGTCTGGTTCTTTCATGAGACATGCCCCAAAACTGCCACTTTGTACTCGGTCCGAAGGACAACCCACATTCAGATTGATTTCGTTATAACCATAATCTTCCCCAATTTTGGCACATTCCGCCAGTGCCATGGGTGAATCACCACCTAACTGAAGAGCAACGGGATGTTCCTCTTTGGAAAAATCTAAATATCTATGATTGTCTTTTCCACGAAGGATGGCACCTGTAGTCACCATCTCCGTATAAAGTAACGTTTGTTTGGAGATAAGTCGGATAAAAAAACGGAAATGTCTGTCCGTCCAGTCCATCATCGGGGCAACTGAAATGCGGTACGATGGAACTGAACTTGTCAAAAAAATCTCCTATGCTTCTTGTGGGTGCTCCTCTCTTGAGGGAAGGCTTAGAACCGAGGCAATTTCTGTCGGAACCCCTCTATGGATTTCTTCAGAAGCAATTACTGCAAAGTTCCTGGGGGGTAGTTCCTTTGTCAAAAAGAATGCAAAGGCTTGTCTCAAGTATCTAGAAACCACAAAGATTAGGAAACGATTCTCATCTAATGCCTTTTGTAATTCATTGTATACCGATTCCAAAATCCTCACACGAATGTCATGCGGAAGGATGATGAGTTTACTTCCATCCGTTTCGTCCAGAGTGATACTTTTGTTCATACGATCAATGATCCTTGGGTCAATGGTCACCACATGTAACTTTCCATCTGGAGAAAGGAAATCATTGATGATTTGACGAGAGAGAGCTTGTCTTACATGTTCTGCCAAATCAAAAGGATTGTTTGTCCTTGGCAGATGGTTGGCAATGGCATCCATAATTTTCGGAAGGTTTTTAATCGAAAGTCCCTCTGCCAAAAGATTTTGTAAGGTTTGTTGGATGATCCCAAGTCTTCCTTGTTTGTCATAATCCAATTCACCCACAAGAGTCGGATGAGTTTGTCGTAAATGTTCGAGAAGTGCTTTCACTTCTTCTCTTCCTAAAAGTTGTGATGCATAATTCGAAATTAATTCTTTTAGATGAGTGATAATAACAGTGGATGGATCTACCACCGAATAACCTTTGTTCTCCACTTCAATTTTATCATTGGGATCAATCCAAGTGGCTTTGAGTCCAAAGGCTGGTTCCGTAAAAGGTTCTCCCACAATGGCTTCTAAATTACGT from Leptospira bourretii encodes the following:
- the dusA gene encoding tRNA dihydrouridine(20/20a) synthase DusA — protein: MMDWTDRHFRFFIRLISKQTLLYTEMVTTGAILRGKDNHRYLDFSKEEHPVALQLGGDSPMALAECAKIGEDYGYNEINLNVGCPSDRVQSGSFGACLMKEPDLVAEMVSACKAKVKIPVTVKHRIGVNGKESYEDLYHFVSKIKEAGVDHSIIHARIAILEGLSPKENRTVPPLRYEDVYRLKDEFPDFPITINGGIKTHAEIKEHLTKVDGVMMGRAAYDNPFLFQEVDQLYFGAKENPLSREEVLRELISYIHSALEKEGKVHHILRHILGLYYGEKGAREFRKFLTDRMHTTGANESILEDYLER